The Geothrix oryzae DNA window CGACGCGGCGGACGACTTCCATCATCTTGCCGGCGTAGGGGCGCAGGGCCACCAGGCGCTCCTGAGACTTCCGCAGCTTGACCGCGGAGATCATCTTCATCGCTTTGGTGACCTGCTGGGTGTTCTTCACCGACCGGATGCGGCGGCGAATGTCCTGGAGACCGGCCATCGGACTAGGCTCCCGCGGTCTGGTTCAGGGAGGCCTGGAAGGTCTCCTTGAAGGCCGCCACCTGGGTCTTGAGCTGGGCCTTGGCGTCGTCGCTCAGCACCTTGGTGTCGCGGATGCCGCGCAGCACCTCGGGGGCGTTCACATCGAGGTAGGCCATCAGCTCGGATTCGAAGCGGCGCACCTGGGCGACCGGCAGGTCGTCCGCGTAGCCGTTCGTGGCGGCCCAGATGATGACCACCTGCTTCTCCACGGCCATGGGCTGGTACTGGCCCTGCTTCAGGATCTCCACCAGGCGCTGGCCACGGTTCAGCTGGGCCAGGGTGGCCTTGTCAAGATCGGACCCGAACTGGGCGAAGGCCGCCAGCTCGCGGTACTGGGCCAGGTCGAGCTTGATGGTGCCGGCCACGGACTTCATGGCCTTCACCTGGGCGGAACCGCCCACGCGGCTCACGGAGATGCCCACATTCACGGCCGGACGGACGCCGGCGTTGAAGAGATCGCTCTCGAGGAAGATCTGGCCGTCGGTGATGGAGATGACATTGGTGGGAATGTAGGCGGACACATCACCGGCCTGGGTCTCGATGACCGGCAGGGCCGTCAGCGATCCCGCGCCGCGCTCATCGCTGAGCTTGCAGGCGCGTTCCAGCAGGCGGGAGTGGAGGTAGAACACATCGCCAGGGTAGGCTTCGCGTCCGGGAGGACGGCGCACCAGCAGGGAGATTTCACGGTAGGCCGCAGCCTGCTTGGACAGATCGTCGTAGATGCAGAGGACGTGGCCGCCGGGGTTGTCCTTGCCCGCGGGCTGGCCGTCCTTGCCGTGCCACATGAAGTACTCGCCAAGCGCCGCGCCGGTCATGGGCGCCAGGAAGAGCAGCGGGGCGGCTTCGGAGGCGGAAGCGGCCACCACGATGGTGTGCTTCATGGCGTCGTATTCCTCGAGCGTCTTCACCACCTGGGCGATGGTGGAGCGCTTCTGGCCGATGGCCACATAGATGCAGATCACGCCGGTGTCGCGCTGGTTGATGATCGTGTCCACGGCCACGGCGGTCTTGCCCGTCTGGCGGTCGCCGATGATCAGCTCGCGCTGGCCCCGGCCGATGGGGATCAGGCTGTCGATGGCCTTGAGGCCGGTCTGCATGGGCTCGTGCACGCTCTTGCGGTCCACGATGCCGGGGGCGATCTGCTCGATGGGGTTGGTCTTGGCGGCCTGGATGGGCCCCTTGCCGTCGATGGGATTGCCGAGGGCGTCGATCACGCGGCCCACGAAGGCGGGGCCCACGGGCACGGACATGATCTTGCCGGTGCGCTTGACGGTGTCGCCTTCCTTGATGGCGGCGGCGTCGCCCAGCAGGATGATGCCGACATTGTCCTCTTCCAGGTTGAAGGCCAGGCCCATGACGCCGTGCGGGAGTTCCAGCAGCTCGCCGGCCATGGCCTTCTCGAGGCCGTAGGCGCGGGCGATGCCGTCACCGACGCTGATGACGGTGCCGACCTCGGCCACATCCACCTGGGCGTCGAAGCCTTCGATCTGGCTGCGGATGATGCGGGAAATCTCTTCCGCGCGAATGTCCATGAAGTCCTCCAAACCTGCGAGTTGAAAGCGAATGAATTAAGCGGAGAGAAGCTGGGTCTTGAGCTGGCGGAGCTGGCCCTGGAGCGAGGCATCCAGAACCGTGGAGCCCACCTGCACCTTGAGACCGCCCAGAAGGGCGGCATCCTGGCTCCAGGTGAGGCGGATCGTCTTGCCCGTGCGGGCGGCCAGGGAGGCCACCAGCGCCTGGGCCTGGGTCTCGCTGAGGGGCTGGGCGCTGGCCACCTTGGCCTCGACGATGCCCGCCCGCTCATCCACCAGATCCGCGAAGGTCCGGCGGAGCTCCGGCAGGAGGTTCAGGCGGCCAGCCTCGGCCACCACGCGGAAGAAGTGCCGCAGGGTCTGGCTGACATTGGCCTTGGCGAGAATGGTCTCGAAGACTTCCGCCTTCTTGGTGGGGAGCACCAGGGGCGAGGCCACCAGACGGGAGAGGTCGGCGTTGGCAGCCACGGCGGCGGCCACCATGTCCAGCTCCTGCTGCAGCTGGGGCACATTGCCCTGCTGGTCGCCGATCTGGAGAAGGGCCTTGGCGTAGCGCCGGGCGGTCAGGCGGCTGCTCACTGGGCGCCTCCAATCTGCTGAATGGCACGATCAATGACCCCGCCGGCGGCCTTGGCGGCCTCGGGCCCCTGCAGCTTGGCCTCCAGGCGCTTGGCGGCACCTTCCACGGCCAGCTCCGCCACGAGGGCGCGCAGTTCCTGTTCGGCCTGGCGCTTCTGGAAGCCGATCTCGGCCTGGGCCTGCGCCAGGATCTGGACGGCCTCGGCCTTGGCGGCCTCGAGCAGCCGCTGCTTCTCGACCTCGCCATCCGCCTCGGCCTTGGCGAGGATGCCCGCCAGCTCGCCTTCGAGCCCGGCCATCTTCGCTTCCATGTCCTTCATCTGGGCCTCGCCCTCGGCCTTGTCCTTCGCCGCCTGGGCAAGCAGCGTCTCCAGCTCTTCCTTGCGGGACTTGAACATGACCGACAGGGCGCCCTTCAGCATGAAGAACAGGGCCGCGCCATAGATGGCGAAGTTCATCAGCTGGACCAGGAAGGCGCCCAGGTTGCCGTATTCCTTGCCGAAGAGCTTCATGGCCGGGCCATGGTGGGCGCCACCGTGGGTGTCGCCATGCCCGGGGGCGGCCTCGTGGCCAGCCTCGGGGACCCCGTGACCGGCGGCCGGGGCGTCATGCCCTGCGGCCTGGCCGTCATGCCCCGAGGGCTGGGCCTCATGGCCGGCGGGCTGAGCTTCGTGCTTCTCGGCGGCGGGGGCCGCGTGGGCGTCGTGCGCCTGGGCCGCGAGCCCCAGGGGGCTGAACGCCAGGGCGGCGGAGAGGGTCAGTCGGGTCAACATTGTCATGCTCAGGCCTGCTTCAGAAGGGTCTGGGCCATGGACTCGGAGAGCGCATCCACCTGGGCCAGCAGGTTCTGACGGGCTTCCGCCTGCTGCGCCTTCAGGGATGCCACCGCCGTCTGCCGTTCGGCCTGGGCCTTGGTGCGCGCCTCGTCGAGCAGGCCCTGCTTCTCCCGGCTCGCGGCGTCCGCCAGGGCCTTGCGCCGCTCGAAGGCCTGGGCGCGGAGATCCTTCAGGCGCCCCTGGTAGTCCTTCTGCCGGGCCTCGAGCTGCGCGGAGGCCTGGGCCTTGGCGTCGCCGCCGGCACTCAGGTCGCGGTCGCGGTCCGCCATCACCTTCGTGATGGGCTGGAAGAAGACCACGCGGAGGTAGAGGTAGAGCACCACGAGCAGGACGATCACGAAGAGGATGGCCGGCAGGTCCGGCCGCATGGGATCCGGCATCTGGGCCAGGATGCGCGCCACGGGGCCGTCCCCGTCCGGGGTTCGGAGCGTCAGATTCGCCAGTTCCAGCAGCGCCACAGGCCACCCTCCAGAAACATCCCTAGGCCACGGCCGATGGGTCGACCAGGGTCACACCGACGCCAGCGTTGGTCCGCGGGAACCCCTGGCACGGAAGTCTTAAAACCTTACCAGACCAGTCTGGATCCCTCAACGCAGAGCTTTGGCCTTGACCCCTCCCGCATCGTGTGTGAACATCAGGGTTCGGCGATTCGGGCGATTAGCTCAGTCGGTAGAGCAGCTGCCTTACACGCAGCATGTCGGCGGTTCGAGCCCGTCATCGCCCACCAGTTACCTGGTGAAATGCAACAAACGCAAGGGGTTGTAGCTCAGTCGGTTAGAGTGCCAGCCTGTCACGCTGGAAGTCGCGGGTTCGAGCCCCGTCAGCCCCGCCAAAAAACGCGCCCCCTGGGCGCGTTTTTTTTGCGGCGGGGCCGAGGGGCCCGAACCCGCGAGTGGGCTCGCCGAGGCGCCACTTGATGTGGCGCCGAACGAGACCGGCGGATCCTAGCCCAAAGGGCGACGGAGACGCGTTCGAGCCCTCGATGGTATGGGACGAGGTGAAAGGCGGGGCTGTCCCCCCTATTCCCTCAACGACCACATCCGCACGATCTTCCCTGCCTTCACCTGGTAGATGGTGACGGCCACGAGGGGCTCCTTGCCCGCCCGGCCCTTGATCTTCTCCTTCTGGATCACGAAGTCCCCGGACACCATCTGGGCCTCCGCGGAGGCGTGAAGGTCGGGATTCGCCTGGAAGCGCGCCGCGTAGAGTTCCCGGAGCCGGGCCTTGCCGGTGGGGGCCGAGGTGGCGGGAATCTCGGAGACTTCCACCTCCTCCGCGAAGAGGGCCAGGAAGCCCTCCAGGTCGTGGGCGTTGAAGGTCTCGATCTGCTTCTGCACCGTGGCGGTGGGACTGAGGACCTTCGGGGTGGGGGCCGCCGTCAGAATCGAGGAGACGACGAGCATGGACAGAGGACGGATCATGGACACCCCGGGGAAGATCGGTCCACTGTAGCCGCCCCCGCGAAATCCGCCCGTGCCCTTTCGCCCCATGCCCGATAGACTGGAAGGCTTGGAACAACTATGAAACTGCCCCTCGTCGCCCTCTGCGGACGCCCCAATGTGGGCAAGTCCACCCTCTTCAACCGGCTCACCCGCAGCCGCGCGGCCCTGGTCCACGACCTGCCGGGCATGACCCGGGACCGCAGCTACGGCCGCGTCACCTGCCTGAGCGAGGAGGGCGAGGCCGAGGAGATCTTCGAGCTGGTGGACACCGGCGGCCTGGACTTCGAGGGCGACGATGTCATCACCCAGGGCATCACCCGCATGGCCGAGGCCGCGCTGGGCGAAGCCCATGTCGCCATCCTGCTGGTGGACGGCCACGACGGCCTCACCGCCGGCGACGAGGAGATCGCCGCGCGCCTGCGCCGCCAGGGCAAGCCCATCCTCCTCGTCATCAACAAGCTCGACGGCATGAAGGGCGGCGCGCCCGATGCCGGCTTCTACGGGCTGGGCTTCGACGAGGTGCTGGCCATCTCGGCCGCCCACGGGGCGGGCGTCCCCGAGCTGATCGAGGCCCTGCGGGCCCGCCTGCCCTTCCACCGCACACCGGAGGAGGCCGAGAGCCACTCCCTGTCCGACGAGCTGCGCTTCGCCCTCATCGGCCGGCCCAATGTGGGCAAGTCGTCCCTCACGAACCGCCTGCTGGGCTACGAGCGCAGCCTCGTCAGCGAGGTCGCCGGCACCACGCGCGATACCGTGGACACGGTCTTCCATGTGAAGGACCGGGTCTACCGGATGATCGACACCGCCGGCATCCGCAAGAAGGGCAAGACCCACGAGGGTGCAGAGAAGCTCAGCATCCTCAAGGCCAAGCAGGCCATGGCCCGGGCCGATGTGAGTCTGCTCCTGCTGGATGCCGTGGAAGGCGCCACCCATCAGGACGCCGTCATCGCCGGCTACGCCCAGGAGGCCGGGGCCGCCGTCATCCTCGTGGTGAACAAGTGGGATCTCGTCGAGAAGGACACCCACACCATCTACGGCGCCGAGGAGGACCTGCGCCGCAGCCTGGGTTTCCTGCACCACGCGCCCATGATCTTCCTTTCGGCGCTCACGGGACAGCGCGTGTCGAAACTCTTCGGCATGATCGATACGCTGGCGGAGGCCCACGGCCGCCGCATCCCCACGGGCGAGCTGAACCGGTTCCTGCGTGAGACCGTGAGCGCCATGAGCCCACATGCCATCGACGGCAAGCTCCCCAAGCTCTACTTCATGACCCAGGTGGGCGTGCGGCCCCCCAGCTTCGTGGTGAAGGCCAACACGGACCGGGGCCTGCACTTCAGCTATGTGCGCTACATGGAGAACCGGCTCCGGGAGCAGTTCGGCTTGGCGGGCGTGCCCCTGCGCCTCAGCGTCCAGAAGAAGAAGACCGGCGAGGGCGAGGAGCCGGAAGTGGCCCCGGTGCGCCGCATCCTGGATCCCGGCGAGGGCTTGAAGCCCTCCCGCAGCAACGAGTCCCTCCAGGCCCAGCGGGTGGACAAGGTCAAGGCCCGGCCGCGCCCCAAGAAGAAGGAAGGCCCCAAGCCCGCCGCCAAGCAGGCGCCGAAGAGGGGCAAGGGCGCGCCGCCCAAGCGCATCCGGCAGAAGTCCACCAAGAAGGTGTAGAGGCCCCGGGCCCCCGAGGTCATGGAAACGGGGGGCGCGGGATGGGGCTTTGGGCTATCGTAGGCCACCTCCCCGGAGCCCCCATGATCCTGCGCTGCCTCCTCGTCAGCCTCCTCGGCCTCGCGCTCTGCGCCCAGGAGCGCCCGCTCGTCCTGAAGGCGGCGCGGCTGCTGGATGTCCGTACCGGGAGGGTCGAGACCCCTGGCCAAGTCTGGGTGAAGGATGGCCGCATCCAGCCCGGCGCCCCGCCCGCGGGTGCGGAAACGCTCGATCTGGGTGATCGCACCCTGCTGCCGGGCCTCATCGACTGCCATACCCACCTGCTCATCCCCGCGGGCCTGGGCGAGCTGGGCTACCTCAAGCGCAGCCAGGGGGCTCTGATCCTCGATGGCGTGGTGAATGCCCGCAAGGTCCTCCAAGCCGGCTTCACCACGGTGCGGGATGTGGGCGCCTCCGCCGGATTCGGCGATGTGGCGCTGCGCGAAGCCATCGCCCGCGGCGATGTCCCCGGCCCCCGCCTGCTGGTGGCCGGCCCCGCCCTCTCCATCACCGGAGGACACGGTGACCTCAACGGGTTTCCCCCCCACCTCCACACCCAGGATGAGCACATCGTGGATTCCCCCGATGCGGCCCGGCACACCGTCCGGGAATGGCGCAAGCGCGGCGTGGACCTCATCAAGATCCACGCCACGGGCGGCGTGCTGTCCAACCACGACGATCCCGCCGCCCCCAGCTTCAGTCCGGCGGAGTTCAAGGCCATCGTCGACGAGGCCAACCGGCGCGGCATGGATGTCTGCGCCCACGCCCACGGCGACGCCGGCATCCTCGAGGCCACGGTGGCCGGCGTCCGTTCCATCGAGCACGGGAGCCTGCTGAGCCCCGCCACCGCCAGGGAGATGAAGGCCCGCGGCACCTTCCTCGTGCCCACGCTCTATGCCCTCGAATCCATCCTGCTGCCGGGCAATCCCTACAAGGTGCCCCAGGGTTCCCTGGCCAAGGCCCGCGCCATCCTGCCCCTGCGCCGGGCCGGGTTCAAGGCCGCCCTGGAGGCCGGCGTTCCCATCGCCTACGGCACCGACATCGGCGTCTTCGAGCACGGCCAGGTGGCCATGGATTTCCGGTACCTCGTGAGCTACGGCATGACGCCCCTGCAGGCCATCCAGAGCGCCACCGTGACCGCCGCCCGACTGCTGCGGCTCGAGGGCGAGATCGGCACGCTGGAAGCCGGCCGCACCGCGGACATCATCGCGGTGGACGGCGACCCCCTGAAGGACATCACCACCCTCGAACAGGTGCGGTTCGTGCTGCGCGAGGGCCGCATCGTCCGTCGCGAGCCTTGATCAAAACCTCCAATTACGATTCACAGATATGTTATTAATTATTTTAAATAATATAGTTAGATCGTATTTTGTCAAATAGAATTGATTCTCATAAAAATTAACAAGCCTTAACTTGTGGGGCCCTGGACGGGCCGGGAAGCTGACGGTCTCACTTCCGTTCTTTCTTCCCCCCCGTGATCCCAAGGTCTTCGCTCGCGAAGCCTGGGCGCCGTCCAGGCCGGAAGAGCCGGGGCGGTCGCGAACCCTCTTCCCCTTCCTGAAGGAGTTGCCCATGGCAACGACTAAGGGCCGCATGGCCCTGTCCTTCCTGACCGCGGCCCTCGCCGCCGGTTCCCTGACCGCCCGTTCCCCGCAGGAATCCCTGCGCGTGAACGCCGCCGCCGACCGCCTCCTGGCGGAGCGCACCCAGCTGGGCCTGGATGCCGATCATGCCTTCCGGCTCCGCGACTCGCACTCAGACCAGCTGGGCCAGACCCATGGCCACTTCCAGCAGACCTACAAGGGCGTGAAGGTCTGGGGCGGCGACGCCATCACCCACACCGGCAAGGACGGCGCCGAACTCCCGCTGACCAACGCCCTGCACCGGAACATCACCATCAATGTGATGCCTTCGCTGAGCGAGGGGGAAGCGCTGGCGGCGGCCCAGTCCGACCTGGCCCCCAAGGGCCCCTTCGCCTACGCCCCGACCACGGAGCTGGTGGTCTATCCCGAGATGGTGGAAGTCACCCGCCCCGGGAAGCGCGCCCTCGACCAGCTGAATGCCGACGATGTGACCCGCCAGGTGCTCCGGCACACCTTGGCCTACCATGTCCACACCGAGCTCGAGAACGAGGCCGACGGCATCCGCCACACCGACTACCTCGTGAACGCCCACACCGGCGCCATCCTGAAGAAGTGGAACACCCTCCACACCACGGCCGCCACCGGCACCGGCAACAGCCAGTACAACGGCGTCGTCTCCCTCCCCACGAACTACACCGGCACCACCTACGAGCTGCGGGACATGACCCGCGGCACCGGCGGCACCTTCGGCAACAATGTGGTGACCAACTCGGCCCACGCCGCGACCACCTCTACGGCTGCCGGCACCCTCTACACGGACGCCGACAACACCTGGGGCGATGGCGCCAACTATGTGGAAGGCTCCTCCACCACGGCCGCCAACGGCGAAACCGCCGCGGTGGACGCCATGTTCGGCATGGTCAAGTCCTGGGACTTCTACAAGAGCGTCTTCGGCCGCAACGGCATCGATGGTGCCGGCACCGCCACCTACAGCCGCGTCCACATCGGCAACAGCTACGACAACGCCTTCTGGTCCGACAGCTGCTTCTGCATGACCTACGGCGACGGCTCGTCCTTCACCACGCTCACCGCCCTCGATGTGGCCGGCCACGAGATGAGCCACGGCGTCTGCGCCCGCACGGCGAACCTCACCTATTCCGGTGAGTCGGGCGGCCTGAACGAATCCAATTCCGACATCTTCGGCACCATGATCGAGTTCTACGCCCGCGGCGGCTCCGGCGCCACCATCGGCAACACCGGCGGCAACTGGACCATCGGCGAGCAGCTCGCGTCCACGCCCCTGCGCTACATGTACAAGCCCAGCCTGGACGGCTCCAGCCCCGATGCCTGGTCCTCGACCGTCGGCAGCCTGGATGTGCACTACTCCAGCGGCCCCATGAACCGCTGCTTCTACTTCCTGAGCCAGGGCGCCACCACCACCGGCAACACCAGCACCACCTACCTGCCCAGCGGCATGACGGGCATCGGCAATGACAAGGCCGCCGCCATCTGGTTCCGGGCCCTGACCACCTACCTCACCTCCAGCTCCAACTACGCCGCGGCCCGCACGGCCGCCATCAGCTCCGCCAAGGATCTCTACGGCGCCGGCGGCGCCGAGGAACAGGCCGTCTGGAATGCCTTCCACGGCATCAATGTGGGCGCCGCCTGGTCGGGTGGATCCACGGACACCACCGCCCCCACCGTCTCGGCCACCGAGTCCGGCACCAGCGGCACCATCACCTTCTCCGCCACCGCCTCGGACAATGTCGGCGTGAGCCGGGTGGAGTTCTATGTGGACGGCGCGCTGAAGGGCACGGACACCACCAGCCCCTACAGCATGACCTTCGACAGCACCACCCTGACCAACGGCAGCCACAGCCTGGTGGCCAAGGCCTATGACGCGGCCGGCAATGTGGGCACCAGCACCACCGCCACCTTCTCCGTGTCCAACGCCACCTCCGGCGCCGAGCTGATCCTGAACGGCGGGTTCGAAAGCGGCGCCACCAGCTGGACCCAGACCAGCGGCGTCATCGGCACCTTCACCGGCCAGGCCGCCCACACCGGCTCCTACGACGCCTGGATGTGCGGCTACGGCTCCGCCCACACCGACTACATCTACCAGCAGATCGCCATCCCCAGCACCGCCACGGGCACCCTGACCTTCTGGCTCCATGTCGACTCGGCGGAAACCACCACCACCACCGCCTACGACACCCTGAAGGTCCAGGTCCTCAACACCTCCGGCACCGTGCTCGCCACCCTCGCGACCTACTCGAACCTGAACAAGGGCGCCGGCTACACGCAGAAGTCGCTGAGCCTGGCGGCCTACAAGGGCCAGACCGTCCGCCTGCGCTTCTATGCCGTGGAGGACAGCAGCCTCCAGACCTCCTTCGTCGTCGACGATGTGAGCGTCAAGTAGGCTGAACGAATCCAGGGAAAAGGGCCGCTTCCGAGCGGCCCTTTTTCATCCCTCCAGCAGCACCTTGGCGTGCTCCAAGGCCTCGGGGCGGTCGGGATGGCCGGACAGGAGCCGCGCCAACTCGCGGTTGCGCGCCTCGCCTGCCACCCAGCCCAGGGCGCTGCGGGTGCGGCCGCCTTCGGTCTCCTTGTGCAGACGGCCATGCCGGTCGGCGCGGGCCGCCACCTGGGCCAGGTGCGTGACGGCCAGCACCTGGTGGGCCCGCCCCAGCTCCGCCACGGCCTTGCCCACGGCCAGGGCCGTTTCGCCCCCCAGGCCCGCATCCACCTCGTCCAGCACCAGGGTCAGGGCGTCCTTCACCCCGGCCCCCCGAACGCCGATACCCGGGGCGAGGCCGGCGCCCACCAGGGCCAGCATGAGGCGGCTCAGCTCGCCGCCGGAGGCGATCTTGGCCAGGGGCCGGAAACCCTCGCCGGGATTGGGTTCGATCCAGATGGCCAGGGCCGAGAAGCCCTGCGCGGCCACGCGCACGGACCGGCCGCTCTGCTGCACCGGACTGCCAGCCTCCTCCGCCAGCGACAGCCGCAGCTGAAGGCGCGCCCCCTTCATGCCCAGGCGCCCCAGACGCTTCTGCACCTCGGCCTCCAGCTTCGGGATGGCCGCGGTCCGCTTCCCATGCAGGACCTCCGCAGCGGCCCGGTAGGCCTCCACCACCTTGGCCAGGGCGACCTCCAGTTCCTTCACGGACGCATCCCCGGCCAGGAGGGAGCGCTGCTCGTCCCTCAGGGCCTGCGCCCGGACCGGCAGTTCCTCCGGTTCGCAGCGGTGGCGGCGGGCCAGGCGCTCGTACTGGGCCAGCCGGGCCTCCATGGCCTCGATGCGATCGGCCCCGGCGCTGGCCCAGCGGATGGCCTGGTCCTGGACCAGCGCCAGCAGATCCTCCAGTTCCAGGGTCACGGAGCGCAGGCGGTCCTGCTCGGCAATGGCGTCCGGCCAGTGGTTCACGGCCCGCACCAGCGCCTTGTGGGCCAGTTCCACTTTCGGCAGTCCCGCATTCAGGGCTTCCGCGGCCTCCCGGAACGCCTGCTCGAGATGCACGGCGTGGCGCAGGGGCTCGCGATCCGCCCGGAGCTGGGCCCACTCGCCGGGCTTCGGCGCGAGCTTGTCCAGGTCGGCCAGGGCTTCGGCCAGCTGCTCCAGGCGCTGCTCCCGCTCGGCCTCGCTGCGGCGCCGGGCCTTCAGCGCGGCCTCGGCCGCGCGTACCGCCGCTGCCTCGACCTCCAGACAGGGCTCGAGGCCCAGCACCTCGTCCACCAGCGCCAGGTGGCGCTCCTCGCCCAGCAAGGACTGATGATCATGCTGGCTCGTGAGGCGCATCCAGAGGCGGCCCGCATCCCGCAGATCCGCCAGGGCGCAGCTGGCCCCGTTGATCCAGGCCCGGCTGCGACCGGCCCCCACCTCCCGGCGCAGCACCACGGGCTGCTCCTCCGGCAGGCCCCGCTCGGCGAGAAAGCCCCGCCAGGCTTCGAAGCGCCCTTCCACCACAGCCTCGACCGTGGCCCGCTCCGCCCCGTGGCGCACCAGTTCCCCATCGCCCCGGGCTCCCACCAGGAGGGAGAGCGCGTCCACCAGCAGGGACTTGCCCGCCCCCGTCTCGCCCGTGAGCACCGTGAAGCCCGGCCCCCAATCCAGGGACAGATCCTCCACCAGGGCCAGGTTCTGGATTCTCAGGGATGAAAGCATGGGACCAGTCTAGCGGGAGGACGGGTCGAGGCCGGACCCCCTAAGCTCCGGCTCAGGTCTCGATCGGCCTATTCCGAGACGCCCTGATTCCCCAGCTGCTCCAGTCGGCGCTTCGCCTCTCGCTTCCCGATCTTCCTCAAGGCGGCGATGGCCGCCAGCTGGGCCTGCCGGGGGCGGCTCTTCTCGGCCTCCCAGTGGTAGATGGATTGGCCGGAGACCCCGAGCAGCAGACCCATGTCTGCGGCAGAGAGTCCGAGCTTCTGGCGCTGCGCGGCGAACCGCTTCGCACTGAAGCGAATGGGGGAGGTGCTCTCTTCGCTTTTCGGGGGGGTCGGCCTCCCCAGAACCTGTTTGGAAACCCGTGCTTGCAGCTTCTCGAGCTGATCCGTCCGACGCTTCAGCTGTGCGATCTCCGAGCGTGAGTGGCTCAAGGCCTTCTTGAGGCTCTCGAGTTCGTTGCGGACTTCTTTTCGGGCGAGGCGGAGAATCTCGGCCTTCAGCAGTGAGGCGATGTTGGGCATGGGGGCTCCCCTGGGGTGGCGCGGTTCCTGGCATTCCATTTTGATCGCAATCCAGGTGAAACAAGACCAGTGATTTAGGCGAAGGCTCACCAGGGATCGGGGGCGCGTGCCCCGGGATCGGCGTTTCTTGCCGACCCAGGTTAAAGCAACCGGACGCTTCGGGCCGCCTCGTCCACGGCCAGCTCCCCCCAGGCTGGATTCCCCGGCGCGGAGCCATAGCCCGCCAGCAGTTCCGCCAGGGTCAAGCGCTGGCCCTCGAACAGCGGGAAGAGGCCCCACTGGGCCGCGTAGGCCAGTCCGTGGGGCATGCCGTCCGAACCGAAGATCAGGTCCCGCCCCGGCCTGAACCCCACTTCGTCGATGAGCATCCGGAAGGGGTTGTTCCGCGCCAGACGCGGCCCGTCCAGGCGGTCCGCATAGTCCGCGCTGTCGCTGGAGAAGTTCGGCTGCATGGAGAGCACCAGGCCCAGGTCCCGGGCCCGCCTGGCCTGCGCCCGGGTGATGAACTGGACATGCTCCAGGCGGACCAAGGGGAAGCGGAGTCCCTGCCGCTCCAGGTCCTCCAGCCCGTTCAGCACCTGCCCGATGGCCCGGTCGCCGATGGCGTGGATGGCGATGGCCTTGCCATGGGGATGGGCGGCCGCCAGCATCTGCCGCAGCGCCTCGTCGGCGTGGAGGAGCAGGCCCGGCTCGCCGCCGAGGAAGGGTGAATCCAGAGCCGCCGTCCGGGCGCCCAGGGCCCCGTCGGTGAAGAACTTCAGCCCGGCGCACTCGGCCTGGGCCTCGGCGGGCAGGGTCTCGAAGATCGCCGGGACGGTCCACCAGGGCATGCGGTCGGCCCAGCGCGAGGCGCGCATCGCCCGCCAGGCCTCCGTCCC harbors:
- the atpA gene encoding F0F1 ATP synthase subunit alpha is translated as MDIRAEEISRIIRSQIEGFDAQVDVAEVGTVISVGDGIARAYGLEKAMAGELLELPHGVMGLAFNLEEDNVGIILLGDAAAIKEGDTVKRTGKIMSVPVGPAFVGRVIDALGNPIDGKGPIQAAKTNPIEQIAPGIVDRKSVHEPMQTGLKAIDSLIPIGRGQRELIIGDRQTGKTAVAVDTIINQRDTGVICIYVAIGQKRSTIAQVVKTLEEYDAMKHTIVVAASASEAAPLLFLAPMTGAALGEYFMWHGKDGQPAGKDNPGGHVLCIYDDLSKQAAAYREISLLVRRPPGREAYPGDVFYLHSRLLERACKLSDERGAGSLTALPVIETQAGDVSAYIPTNVISITDGQIFLESDLFNAGVRPAVNVGISVSRVGGSAQVKAMKSVAGTIKLDLAQYRELAAFAQFGSDLDKATLAQLNRGQRLVEILKQGQYQPMAVEKQVVIIWAATNGYADDLPVAQVRRFESELMAYLDVNAPEVLRGIRDTKVLSDDAKAQLKTQVAAFKETFQASLNQTAGA
- a CDS encoding metal-dependent hydrolase family protein — encoded protein: MILRCLLVSLLGLALCAQERPLVLKAARLLDVRTGRVETPGQVWVKDGRIQPGAPPAGAETLDLGDRTLLPGLIDCHTHLLIPAGLGELGYLKRSQGALILDGVVNARKVLQAGFTTVRDVGASAGFGDVALREAIARGDVPGPRLLVAGPALSITGGHGDLNGFPPHLHTQDEHIVDSPDAARHTVREWRKRGVDLIKIHATGGVLSNHDDPAAPSFSPAEFKAIVDEANRRGMDVCAHAHGDAGILEATVAGVRSIEHGSLLSPATAREMKARGTFLVPTLYALESILLPGNPYKVPQGSLAKARAILPLRRAGFKAALEAGVPIAYGTDIGVFEHGQVAMDFRYLVSYGMTPLQAIQSATVTAARLLRLEGEIGTLEAGRTADIIAVDGDPLKDITTLEQVRFVLREGRIVRREP
- a CDS encoding ATP synthase F0 subunit B produces the protein MALLELANLTLRTPDGDGPVARILAQMPDPMRPDLPAILFVIVLLVVLYLYLRVVFFQPITKVMADRDRDLSAGGDAKAQASAQLEARQKDYQGRLKDLRAQAFERRKALADAASREKQGLLDEARTKAQAERQTAVASLKAQQAEARQNLLAQVDALSESMAQTLLKQA
- a CDS encoding ATP synthase F0 subunit B — translated: MTMLTRLTLSAALAFSPLGLAAQAHDAHAAPAAEKHEAQPAGHEAQPSGHDGQAAGHDAPAAGHGVPEAGHEAAPGHGDTHGGAHHGPAMKLFGKEYGNLGAFLVQLMNFAIYGAALFFMLKGALSVMFKSRKEELETLLAQAAKDKAEGEAQMKDMEAKMAGLEGELAGILAKAEADGEVEKQRLLEAAKAEAVQILAQAQAEIGFQKRQAEQELRALVAELAVEGAAKRLEAKLQGPEAAKAAGGVIDRAIQQIGGAQ
- a CDS encoding nuclear transport factor 2 family protein, with translation MIRPLSMLVVSSILTAAPTPKVLSPTATVQKQIETFNAHDLEGFLALFAEEVEVSEIPATSAPTGKARLRELYAARFQANPDLHASAEAQMVSGDFVIQKEKIKGRAGKEPLVAVTIYQVKAGKIVRMWSLRE
- the atpH gene encoding ATP synthase F1 subunit delta encodes the protein MSSRLTARRYAKALLQIGDQQGNVPQLQQELDMVAAAVAANADLSRLVASPLVLPTKKAEVFETILAKANVSQTLRHFFRVVAEAGRLNLLPELRRTFADLVDERAGIVEAKVASAQPLSETQAQALVASLAARTGKTIRLTWSQDAALLGGLKVQVGSTVLDASLQGQLRQLKTQLLSA
- the der gene encoding ribosome biogenesis GTPase Der — encoded protein: MKLPLVALCGRPNVGKSTLFNRLTRSRAALVHDLPGMTRDRSYGRVTCLSEEGEAEEIFELVDTGGLDFEGDDVITQGITRMAEAALGEAHVAILLVDGHDGLTAGDEEIAARLRRQGKPILLVINKLDGMKGGAPDAGFYGLGFDEVLAISAAHGAGVPELIEALRARLPFHRTPEEAESHSLSDELRFALIGRPNVGKSSLTNRLLGYERSLVSEVAGTTRDTVDTVFHVKDRVYRMIDTAGIRKKGKTHEGAEKLSILKAKQAMARADVSLLLLDAVEGATHQDAVIAGYAQEAGAAVILVVNKWDLVEKDTHTIYGAEEDLRRSLGFLHHAPMIFLSALTGQRVSKLFGMIDTLAEAHGRRIPTGELNRFLRETVSAMSPHAIDGKLPKLYFMTQVGVRPPSFVVKANTDRGLHFSYVRYMENRLREQFGLAGVPLRLSVQKKKTGEGEEPEVAPVRRILDPGEGLKPSRSNESLQAQRVDKVKARPRPKKKEGPKPAAKQAPKRGKGAPPKRIRQKSTKKV